From the genome of Leptospira yasudae, one region includes:
- the kdpB gene encoding potassium-transporting ATPase subunit KdpB has translation MSRKSKVFFESGVFQEAFIHSFKKLGLRSQMKNPVMFIVFLGALFVTWIFINGLTQGKFSSFNLQIGLWLWFTVLFANFAEAIAEGRGKARTDSLKKTRSNIVAKKIVGGDLQTVPGPTLKIGDIVVCEAGDLIPGDGEIIEGIASVDESAITGESAPVVRESGGDRSAVTGGTRVLSDRIVMRVTAEQGNTFLDKMIALVEGAKRQKTPNEIALTMLLSGLSFIFLIAVMSLPFFAEFVAKEGGEKADLSIPVLISLLVCLIPTTIAGLLSAIGISGMERLIRFNVISKSGKAIEAAGDIDILLLDKTGTITLGNREARAFFPTKGVEEKYLADVAQLSSLADETPEGRSVVVLAKEKFGFRERNLGEMEGEFIPFSASTKMSGVDFKKEGVVVRRIRKGAGDAIRIYLYNFSQKISEDMENVIRMIAQRGSTPILVAENDKLLGVIELKDIVKGGLKERFASLRKMGIRTVMITGDNQLTAAAIAAEAGVDDFLAEATPETKLKKIREQQSKGYLVAMIGDGTNDAPALAQSDVGVAMNTGTQTAREAGNMIDLDSNPSKLIEIVEIGKQLLMTRGALTTFSIANDVAKYFAILPALFGSFYAIQGEDGPLSALNLMQLGSQKSAVLSAVIFNALVIPALIPLALKGIAYRPLGADTILKRNLLIYGLGGIVTPFLGIKGIDLILTFLGLG, from the coding sequence ATGAGCCGCAAATCAAAAGTTTTTTTCGAGTCCGGCGTCTTTCAAGAAGCGTTCATTCATTCTTTTAAAAAGCTTGGGCTCCGCTCCCAAATGAAAAATCCGGTGATGTTCATCGTGTTTCTGGGAGCTTTGTTCGTTACTTGGATCTTCATAAACGGTTTAACTCAAGGTAAGTTTTCGTCCTTCAACTTGCAGATCGGGCTTTGGCTTTGGTTCACCGTTTTGTTCGCGAATTTCGCGGAAGCGATTGCGGAAGGAAGAGGAAAAGCAAGAACGGATAGCCTCAAAAAAACGCGATCCAATATCGTCGCCAAAAAGATCGTAGGCGGCGACCTCCAAACCGTGCCCGGACCTACATTAAAAATCGGTGATATAGTCGTCTGCGAAGCGGGCGACTTGATTCCCGGCGACGGAGAAATCATAGAAGGGATCGCGAGCGTGGACGAATCCGCAATCACGGGAGAATCCGCCCCAGTCGTTCGGGAAAGCGGCGGAGATCGAAGCGCGGTTACCGGAGGAACTCGAGTGTTAAGCGACAGGATCGTGATGCGTGTTACCGCGGAACAAGGAAACACGTTCCTCGATAAGATGATCGCGCTTGTGGAAGGCGCCAAACGTCAAAAGACTCCGAATGAAATCGCTTTGACGATGCTTCTTTCCGGTTTGTCTTTTATCTTTTTGATCGCCGTCATGAGCCTTCCTTTTTTCGCCGAATTCGTTGCAAAGGAAGGAGGAGAAAAAGCGGATCTGTCGATTCCCGTTTTGATTTCCCTTCTTGTTTGTTTGATCCCGACTACCATCGCTGGTCTACTTTCGGCGATCGGAATATCCGGCATGGAACGTCTCATTCGGTTCAACGTGATCTCCAAAAGCGGAAAAGCGATCGAGGCCGCGGGGGATATCGACATTCTTCTTTTGGATAAAACCGGAACGATCACGTTAGGCAACAGGGAAGCACGGGCGTTCTTCCCTACGAAAGGTGTCGAAGAAAAATATCTCGCGGACGTCGCACAACTATCCTCTCTCGCAGATGAAACTCCCGAAGGAAGATCCGTTGTCGTATTAGCAAAAGAGAAGTTCGGCTTTCGGGAAAGAAATCTCGGCGAGATGGAAGGAGAATTTATTCCGTTCAGCGCTTCCACAAAGATGAGCGGAGTCGATTTTAAAAAAGAAGGAGTCGTCGTGCGCAGAATCCGAAAAGGCGCGGGAGATGCGATCCGTATCTATCTTTACAACTTTAGCCAAAAAATTTCGGAAGATATGGAGAACGTGATTCGAATGATCGCACAAAGAGGAAGCACGCCGATTCTTGTCGCGGAAAACGATAAACTCCTCGGAGTGATCGAGCTCAAGGACATCGTCAAAGGCGGTCTCAAAGAAAGATTCGCGAGTTTAAGAAAGATGGGAATCAGAACCGTGATGATCACGGGAGACAATCAACTGACTGCGGCCGCGATCGCAGCGGAAGCCGGAGTGGACGATTTTCTCGCGGAAGCCACACCCGAAACCAAACTCAAAAAAATCCGAGAACAACAAAGCAAGGGTTACCTCGTCGCGATGATCGGCGACGGAACCAACGATGCTCCCGCACTCGCACAATCCGACGTGGGTGTTGCGATGAATACGGGAACACAAACCGCAAGAGAAGCGGGAAACATGATCGATCTCGACAGCAATCCGAGCAAACTCATAGAAATCGTCGAAATAGGAAAACAACTTTTGATGACGAGAGGCGCGTTGACAACGTTCAGCATAGCCAACGACGTCGCGAAATACTTCGCGATCCTACCGGCTTTGTTCGGAAGTTTTTATGCGATTCAGGGAGAAGACGGTCCGTTGTCCGCTCTAAACTTAATGCAACTCGGTTCGCAGAAGAGCGCCGTCTTAAGCGCCGTGATCTTCAACGCGTTAGTGATTCCCGCGCTGATCCCTCTCGCACTCAAAGGAATCGCCTATCGTCCATTAGGCGCCGATACGATTTTAAAACGCAACCTTTTGATCTACGGTCTTGGAGGAATCGTAACTCCGTTTTTAGGAATCAAAGGGATCGATTTGATTTTAACGTTCTTGGGACTCGGTTAA
- the kdpC gene encoding potassium-transporting ATPase subunit KdpC encodes MLQTSFIALRTLLILTFITGVFYPIVVTGFGEKLFRFNANGSLLYQGDELVGSELIGQKFTKREYFWSRPSAVDYATVPSGASNQSATNAYLKKSVEERRAFLLKEHPDQKVVPADLLFASGSGLDPHISPEAARFQIHRVANARKLNAEQISRLNEILASSIEKPSLGYIGEKRVNVLRLNLKLDQEFGRIKE; translated from the coding sequence ATGTTACAAACGTCTTTCATCGCACTCAGAACTCTTCTGATATTGACCTTTATTACCGGGGTATTTTATCCGATCGTCGTGACCGGATTCGGAGAAAAACTATTTCGGTTTAACGCAAACGGAAGTCTCTTATATCAGGGCGACGAACTCGTCGGTTCGGAACTCATCGGCCAAAAGTTTACGAAGCGGGAATATTTTTGGTCTCGTCCCTCCGCCGTAGATTATGCGACGGTTCCATCAGGCGCCTCGAATCAAAGCGCGACTAACGCGTATCTCAAAAAGAGCGTCGAAGAACGAAGAGCATTCCTTCTTAAGGAACACCCGGATCAAAAAGTAGTTCCTGCGGATCTTCTATTCGCATCCGGTTCGGGCTTGGATCCACATATCAGCCCGGAAGCCGCGCGTTTTCAGATCCATCGAGTCGCAAACGCAAGAAAACTCAATGCGGAACAGATCTCCCGATTGAACGAAATCCTGGCTTCCTCGATCGAAAAACCTTCCTTAGGTTATATCGGAGAGAAACGGGTCAACGTGCTTCGATTGAACTTGAAATTGGATCAGGAGTTTGGAAGAATCAAAGAATGA
- a CDS encoding sensor histidine kinase, with product MNDWSETPRLDPDELLRKIHAEEQKSVSGKLKVFFGMVAGVGKTYAMLNAARSLKKEGVDVVVGYIETHGRKETEELLEGLEILPRKKIEHRGIVFEEMDIDSILKRKPEVVLVDEFAHTNIPGSRHVKRYQDVIEILNHSINVFTTLNVQHLESQVEAVEKTTAVKIRETIPDSVLDIADEIVLIDLSPDDLRKRLQEGKVYVPEKANVAGDHFFKKENLSFLRETALNYTARHVNTSPESTRFRERILVAISASPNSYSILRYAKRLAYERNGELFALYNQTRENLSKESLSLLEKNLSFARELGCEILHSADEDAVDAILRIAEQKNITRVVLGKPPMSWWKKWNSPASKLARTTANFELCLVPYDHTSFSGEESLFNRFLRTSSSGKQYVASLALIFLATCLSLFLEPITGYWTISFLYLFFVSGIGAFFSKGPTILAGLLSGIFWDYLFIPPKYTFFIEKLEDVLMFGSFLFISIIIGNVTSRLRQKEKVLVNRELRLTTLYELSKDLGHARDIRQISEIGAEYLKRVFQTQVTILLENQGNVDSNSSRTGNFFPDAKEAAVANWTYKNKVSAGKFTDTLSLSLGTYFPMIAPGKVIGVIGIVLPSKLNLDQENLLLTMGNQIALALERELLSEETRTRYLANQSERLYTIIFNSLSHELKTPLSAIRGAVTALLEPEIDSSSEARKELLNEINESSMILNLLLGNLLDMSRYESGFLKLRMDWHDPTDLVHVVVRRLRQTVKNSRCVIHLPENPIPIWMDFTLMEQALFNIVFNAVQISPPGSPVSIRLISEKEKTIYLVEDEGPGIPEEELEKIFEKFYRSKNQSHVGSGLGLSISKSIVETHGGTLIAENRTEGGARFCIEIPVKPL from the coding sequence ATGAACGATTGGTCGGAAACGCCTCGACTGGACCCGGACGAACTTCTTCGTAAGATCCACGCGGAAGAACAAAAGTCCGTTTCCGGAAAACTGAAAGTTTTTTTCGGGATGGTCGCAGGCGTGGGAAAAACCTACGCGATGTTAAACGCCGCTCGCTCTTTGAAAAAGGAAGGAGTGGACGTCGTCGTCGGGTATATCGAAACGCACGGACGTAAAGAAACGGAAGAACTTTTGGAAGGGTTGGAAATTCTTCCCCGGAAAAAAATCGAACACAGAGGAATCGTTTTCGAAGAGATGGATATCGACTCCATTCTCAAACGCAAACCCGAAGTGGTTCTGGTAGACGAGTTCGCGCACACCAATATCCCCGGAAGCAGGCACGTCAAACGGTATCAGGACGTGATCGAGATCCTGAATCACAGCATCAACGTATTCACGACTTTGAATGTTCAACATTTGGAAAGTCAAGTGGAAGCGGTCGAAAAAACGACTGCGGTAAAAATCAGAGAAACGATTCCGGATTCCGTTTTAGACATCGCCGATGAAATCGTATTGATCGATCTTTCGCCGGACGATCTGAGAAAACGTCTTCAAGAAGGGAAGGTTTACGTTCCCGAAAAAGCGAACGTGGCGGGAGATCATTTTTTTAAAAAGGAGAACCTATCCTTTCTCCGCGAGACGGCTCTCAATTATACGGCAAGGCACGTAAACACTTCTCCCGAATCCACGCGGTTTCGGGAAAGAATCCTCGTCGCGATAAGCGCCAGTCCGAATTCCTATTCGATTCTACGTTATGCGAAACGCCTCGCTTACGAAAGGAACGGAGAGCTGTTCGCGCTTTACAATCAAACGAGGGAAAATCTTTCCAAAGAAAGTTTGAGCCTGCTTGAAAAGAATCTGAGTTTTGCAAGGGAACTCGGTTGCGAAATTCTCCATTCCGCGGACGAGGATGCCGTAGACGCAATCCTAAGAATCGCGGAACAAAAAAATATCACGCGTGTCGTTTTGGGAAAACCTCCGATGTCTTGGTGGAAGAAATGGAATTCTCCGGCGTCGAAACTCGCGCGAACCACGGCGAACTTCGAGTTGTGTCTTGTTCCTTACGATCATACTTCCTTTTCGGGAGAAGAATCCTTATTCAATCGTTTTCTCAGAACATCTTCCAGCGGAAAACAATACGTAGCTTCTTTGGCGCTCATTTTTCTCGCGACTTGTCTCAGTCTTTTTTTGGAACCGATTACGGGTTATTGGACCATTTCTTTTTTATATCTCTTTTTCGTTTCGGGCATCGGCGCTTTCTTTTCCAAGGGTCCCACGATTCTCGCGGGCTTGTTATCGGGAATTTTTTGGGATTATCTTTTTATTCCGCCTAAGTACACGTTCTTTATAGAAAAACTCGAAGACGTGTTGATGTTCGGTTCGTTTCTTTTTATCTCGATCATCATCGGTAACGTGACGTCGCGATTGAGGCAAAAGGAAAAGGTTCTCGTAAACAGAGAACTTCGCTTAACAACTTTGTACGAGCTTTCCAAAGACTTAGGGCACGCGAGAGACATACGGCAGATCTCCGAAATCGGAGCGGAATATTTAAAACGGGTTTTTCAAACCCAAGTAACGATCCTGTTGGAAAATCAGGGAAACGTCGATTCCAACTCTTCGCGCACTGGAAATTTCTTTCCGGACGCAAAGGAAGCAGCGGTGGCAAACTGGACCTATAAGAATAAGGTTTCGGCGGGAAAATTCACCGATACGCTTTCCCTTTCCCTGGGAACGTATTTTCCTATGATCGCACCGGGCAAGGTGATCGGAGTGATCGGAATCGTTCTTCCTTCAAAACTCAATCTGGATCAGGAAAACCTCCTGCTTACGATGGGAAATCAGATCGCGCTCGCCTTGGAACGTGAATTGTTATCCGAAGAGACGCGGACCCGTTATCTCGCCAATCAATCGGAACGATTGTACACCATCATATTCAATTCCCTTTCTCACGAATTGAAAACACCCTTATCCGCGATTCGAGGAGCGGTCACCGCGTTATTGGAACCGGAAATCGATTCTTCTTCGGAAGCGCGCAAAGAATTGTTAAACGAAATCAACGAAAGCAGTATGATTCTGAATTTACTGCTTGGAAATCTGTTGGACATGAGCCGTTACGAATCCGGCTTTTTAAAGTTGAGAATGGATTGGCACGATCCGACGGACCTCGTTCATGTCGTGGTTCGCAGACTCAGACAAACCGTAAAGAACAGCCGCTGTGTGATTCACCTTCCGGAAAATCCGATTCCGATTTGGATGGACTTCACTCTTATGGAACAGGCTCTCTTCAACATCGTATTCAACGCGGTTCAAATTTCTCCTCCGGGCTCTCCGGTATCCATTCGTCTAATTTCCGAAAAGGAAAAAACGATCTATCTTGTCGAAGACGAAGGACCGGGGATTCCCGAGGAAGAACTTGAAAAAATATTCGAGAAATTTTATAGAAGTAAGAATCAATCGCACGTGGGAAGCGGCCTCGGACTTTCCATCAGTAAGTCCATCGTCGAAACGCACGGAGGAACTTTGATCGCTGAAAATCGGACCGAGGGAGGTGCCAGATTTTGTATCGAAATTCCCGTAAAACCCCTCTGA
- a CDS encoding response regulator, with protein MNPKILVADDDDRIRKMIRISLNASHYDVLESATIQETILKAASESPDVILLDLQFPDGNGITALKEIRTWSETPVIVLSVLSSDSEKISLLDEGADDYITKPFSMGELLARIRVALRNKTQEAGSPIFISGNLYVDLANRIVQVSQNTIHLTPIEYSFLSFLIQHAGKVLTQEQIIRHVWGPFAKNESGPLRVHVASLRKKIEADPSNPELLLTEPGVGYRLSVNP; from the coding sequence ATGAATCCGAAAATTCTCGTAGCGGACGACGACGATCGAATCCGCAAAATGATCCGAATCAGTCTGAACGCTTCGCATTACGACGTCCTCGAGTCCGCGACGATTCAAGAAACGATTCTCAAAGCCGCAAGCGAATCGCCGGACGTCATCCTACTCGATCTTCAATTTCCGGACGGAAACGGAATCACCGCACTCAAAGAAATCCGAACCTGGAGCGAAACTCCCGTGATCGTGTTGTCCGTTCTTTCGTCGGATTCGGAAAAGATTTCCCTGCTCGACGAAGGTGCAGACGACTATATTACAAAACCGTTTAGTATGGGGGAATTGCTCGCAAGAATTCGAGTCGCGCTCCGAAACAAAACGCAGGAAGCGGGTTCTCCTATTTTTATTTCGGGAAATTTATACGTGGATCTTGCGAATCGGATCGTTCAAGTTTCGCAGAACACGATCCATCTCACTCCGATCGAATATTCGTTTTTATCTTTTTTGATCCAACACGCGGGAAAGGTTCTGACCCAAGAGCAGATCATCCGTCACGTTTGGGGACCGTTTGCTAAGAACGAATCGGGACCGCTTCGGGTTCACGTCGCAAGTTTGCGGAAAAAAATCGAAGCCGATCCGTCCAATCCGGAACTTCTTCTGACGGAACCGGGCGTAGGTTATAGACTTTCGGTAAATCCTTGA
- a CDS encoding EAL domain-containing protein, whose protein sequence is MKEILDLSPNIDLVLSQSIPALDEHIARNLFSLNAKHETAREILAEIDTEEFLPIFSETDQNDRQSSGMSLINALAAISETGNFHTEYQPILSLDTGKVFAYEALARFYIEGERISPEFAFQELHNWPDLFFEFEKNLKRFQVANKPRGKKLFLNIDPHVCKDQSQASYWTEFLSKQKNVVCEIIENTDSTRIADTRFCLNSFKEADIQIALDDVGGKQNLFCFDFLEYSNFIKFDKRWLTLFKTKEAYKNIAWGLLDFARKSNIQCILEGIETQEDLLIAAEMRFPLAQGFLFQSRNISV, encoded by the coding sequence ATGAAAGAAATTTTGGATTTGTCACCTAACATTGATTTGGTTCTTTCGCAATCGATTCCGGCTTTGGACGAACACATCGCCCGAAATCTTTTCTCTTTGAATGCGAAACACGAAACCGCACGGGAAATTCTTGCGGAGATCGACACGGAAGAATTCCTCCCTATTTTTTCCGAAACGGATCAAAACGATCGCCAATCCTCGGGAATGTCGCTTATCAATGCGCTCGCCGCAATTTCGGAAACCGGAAACTTCCACACGGAATATCAGCCGATTCTTTCCCTGGACACGGGAAAGGTTTTCGCATACGAAGCGTTGGCCCGTTTTTACATCGAAGGCGAGAGAATCTCTCCCGAATTCGCCTTTCAGGAACTTCACAACTGGCCCGATCTGTTTTTTGAATTCGAAAAGAATCTAAAACGATTTCAGGTCGCAAATAAGCCCCGAGGGAAGAAATTGTTTTTGAATATCGATCCGCACGTTTGCAAGGATCAATCACAAGCTTCTTATTGGACCGAATTTTTAAGCAAACAAAAGAATGTAGTCTGCGAAATCATCGAAAACACGGATTCGACCCGGATCGCGGATACGAGATTCTGCTTAAACTCATTCAAAGAAGCCGATATTCAGATCGCGCTCGACGACGTCGGCGGGAAACAGAATCTTTTCTGTTTCGATTTTTTGGAATATTCTAATTTTATCAAGTTCGACAAACGCTGGCTCACACTTTTTAAAACGAAGGAAGCCTATAAGAACATCGCCTGGGGACTTTTGGATTTTGCGAGAAAATCGAACATTCAGTGTATTCTCGAAGGAATCGAAACGCAAGAGGATCTTTTGATCGCCGCGGAAATGAGATTTCCTTTGGCGCAGGGATTTTTATTTCAATCCAGAAACATTTCGGTTTGA
- a CDS encoding class I SAM-dependent methyltransferase codes for MSEKRTEESNSFNNSGSPMVMFRNRLSRMSKHWKKWARKRNIECFRIYDRDIPQVPVSVDLYGPYCQISAYKNSYEISDEERERENVEIGKVVAETLGLENESIYWKKREPKKGKEQYEKYSEQAELLEVGENGLRFFVNLSDYLDTGLFLDHRITRDLVRQESKGKKFLNLFSYTGAFTVYAASGGALKSLSVDLSNTYLAWAEENLKLNGFSLSKHKLLRADVMEWLRSERKEPDRERYDLIVVDPPTFSNSKKMTDVFDIQRDHVEILNILYKDFALPGAVLYFSTNFRKFELSEASILWDNIKDITKTTVPDDFRNEKIHYCWRMEKPV; via the coding sequence ATGTCAGAAAAACGAACCGAGGAATCCAATTCGTTTAATAATTCCGGAAGTCCGATGGTGATGTTTCGAAACCGGCTTTCGAGAATGTCCAAACATTGGAAAAAGTGGGCGCGCAAACGGAACATAGAATGTTTTCGCATCTATGATCGCGACATACCGCAGGTTCCAGTAAGCGTCGATCTTTACGGACCGTATTGCCAAATCTCCGCATATAAAAACAGCTACGAAATTTCGGACGAGGAAAGGGAAAGGGAGAATGTCGAGATCGGAAAGGTAGTCGCGGAAACTCTCGGTCTCGAAAACGAATCCATTTATTGGAAAAAGAGAGAACCGAAAAAGGGCAAGGAACAATATGAAAAATATTCCGAACAAGCGGAACTCCTCGAAGTAGGGGAGAACGGACTTCGTTTTTTCGTAAACCTATCCGATTACCTCGACACGGGACTTTTTCTGGATCATAGAATCACTCGGGATCTTGTGCGCCAAGAATCGAAAGGAAAGAAGTTTCTAAATCTTTTTTCTTATACGGGAGCGTTTACCGTCTACGCCGCGTCAGGCGGAGCGCTTAAAAGTCTGAGCGTGGATTTATCCAACACTTATCTTGCTTGGGCGGAGGAGAATTTGAAGTTGAACGGGTTTTCCTTGAGCAAACACAAACTCCTTCGGGCGGACGTGATGGAATGGCTCCGCAGCGAAAGAAAGGAACCGGATCGGGAACGATACGATTTGATCGTGGTTGATCCCCCCACGTTCTCCAACAGCAAAAAGATGACCGACGTATTCGACATACAACGGGATCACGTGGAAATATTAAACATTCTTTATAAGGATTTCGCTTTGCCTGGAGCGGTTTTGTATTTTTCCACGAACTTTAGAAAATTCGAATTATCCGAAGCTTCGATCCTTTGGGACAATATCAAAGACATAACCAAGACGACCGTCCCCGATGATTTCAGAAACGAAAAGATCCACTACTGCTGGAGAATGGAAAAGCCGGTTTAG
- a CDS encoding alpha/beta fold hydrolase, whose protein sequence is MKYTYLENQKVKIFLSYSETDSKDVILFVHGYPDTHKTWEPQIDSLKDKYRLGAVDLRGFGRSSKPLEQSEYNYAVILPDLVEAIRFLSKEKKVHLVGHDWGAALGWLFISDPEYSGYIRSFTAISGPHPWLAGKRMLDDIFSFNLSNWRKVLDQGFRSWYIWFFQIPILPELIWQNFGELIYKLVMDLGGVPKKDSLRNINRNDIYSASMAPINLFRELLFGKTVIAAPSNIKVPVQLIVPQKDFVVLPEVYENAYDYVDKLEIHKLDSNHWVHREQPEIVTEMIQKFVSKHSA, encoded by the coding sequence TTGAAATACACTTATCTCGAAAATCAAAAAGTAAAAATTTTTCTCAGCTATTCGGAGACGGATTCGAAAGACGTTATTCTTTTCGTTCACGGTTATCCGGACACTCATAAGACCTGGGAACCTCAAATCGATTCGTTGAAAGACAAATACCGGTTAGGCGCCGTCGATCTGAGAGGTTTCGGACGTTCCTCCAAACCTTTGGAACAATCCGAATACAACTATGCGGTCATTCTTCCCGATTTAGTGGAAGCGATCCGTTTTCTTTCCAAGGAAAAGAAGGTTCACTTGGTGGGCCACGATTGGGGCGCGGCTCTCGGATGGTTATTTATTAGCGATCCTGAATATTCAGGATATATCAGATCGTTTACCGCGATCTCGGGACCGCACCCTTGGCTCGCCGGAAAGCGGATGTTAGACGATATCTTCAGTTTCAACCTCTCCAACTGGAGAAAGGTTTTGGATCAGGGCTTCCGTTCCTGGTATATCTGGTTTTTTCAGATTCCGATTCTGCCTGAATTGATCTGGCAAAACTTCGGGGAACTGATCTACAAGCTGGTTATGGATCTCGGCGGAGTTCCCAAAAAGGATTCTCTCCGCAACATCAACCGCAACGACATTTACAGCGCGTCGATGGCGCCCATCAATCTTTTCCGCGAATTATTATTCGGTAAAACGGTGATCGCGGCTCCTTCCAACATCAAGGTTCCGGTGCAGCTCATCGTGCCTCAAAAGGATTTCGTTGTTCTTCCCGAAGTGTACGAAAACGCGTACGACTACGTGGACAAATTAGAGATTCATAAACTGGATTCCAATCACTGGGTTCATCGGGAACAACCGGAAATCGTAACGGAGATGATCCAGAAATTCGTTTCCAAACATTCCGCATAA
- a CDS encoding DUF445 domain-containing protein: protein MNFEIISLLLMPFTYAFVGWVTNWVALKMTFYPLKFFGIPPYLGWQGIIPRKAEKMAGRAVDVVTRYLIDVEEMFCKVDPALIQENLRPEIQKTILETMKEVADEFNPLLWNLIPDLVKNSMMKEIERQAMETIPTVFQDLRKDSKRIFDIRGLVIRNMTGDNVHLTVEMFQRVGAKEFRFIEISGFYFGFVLGLIQMGIWLVYPALWTLPVQGIIVGYLTNWLALLLIFRPLEPIRLGPFSFQGLFIKRQREVSDEYSKMLATKILSSEKILEELFFGRASEEVFNLVVHAIERQMDTMASVIRPTLSLSFTSNKYNDTKERVIRKIMNNLKNFTTHIEDYVEKAIDLESTLSQKMKALPPVDFEDVLRTVFKEDELLLILVGAALGAIVGLGQAFFMAL, encoded by the coding sequence TTGAACTTCGAAATCATTTCGCTTCTTTTAATGCCCTTTACGTACGCCTTCGTGGGTTGGGTCACGAATTGGGTCGCGCTGAAGATGACGTTTTATCCTTTGAAGTTTTTCGGAATTCCTCCGTATCTCGGCTGGCAGGGAATCATTCCGAGAAAAGCGGAGAAGATGGCGGGAAGAGCGGTGGATGTCGTCACTCGCTATCTCATCGACGTGGAAGAAATGTTCTGCAAGGTCGATCCCGCATTGATCCAGGAGAATCTTCGTCCCGAAATTCAAAAGACGATTTTGGAAACGATGAAGGAAGTCGCGGACGAATTCAATCCGCTTCTATGGAACCTGATCCCGGATCTAGTTAAGAATTCCATGATGAAGGAAATCGAAAGACAGGCGATGGAAACCATCCCCACCGTTTTTCAGGATCTCCGCAAAGATTCCAAACGGATCTTTGATATACGAGGATTAGTAATTCGTAATATGACCGGGGACAACGTTCATCTCACCGTGGAAATGTTTCAAAGAGTGGGGGCTAAAGAATTTCGGTTCATCGAGATTTCCGGTTTTTACTTCGGCTTCGTGTTGGGTTTGATTCAAATGGGAATCTGGCTCGTTTATCCGGCGCTTTGGACGCTTCCGGTACAGGGAATCATCGTAGGTTATCTTACCAATTGGCTTGCGCTTCTTTTGATCTTCAGACCGCTCGAACCGATTCGGCTCGGTCCTTTCAGCTTTCAAGGTTTGTTTATCAAACGTCAAAGGGAAGTTTCGGACGAATATTCCAAAATGCTCGCGACCAAAATCCTGAGTTCGGAAAAGATTCTCGAGGAATTGTTTTTCGGACGGGCTTCGGAAGAAGTCTTCAACCTCGTGGTTCACGCGATCGAACGACAGATGGACACGATGGCTTCCGTGATTCGTCCCACTCTTTCTCTTTCCTTTACTTCGAACAAATACAACGATACGAAAGAACGGGTGATACGAAAGATCATGAATAACCTCAAAAACTTTACGACTCATATCGAGGACTACGTGGAAAAAGCCATCGACTTGGAAAGCACCCTTTCCCAAAAGATGAAGGCCCTTCCCCCCGTCGATTTCGAGGATGTTTTACGAACCGTTTTTAAGGAAGACGAACTCCTTTTGATTCTTGTCGGGGCCGCGTTAGGCGCAATCGTCGGGTTGGGTCAGGCGTTTTTTATGGCGTTGTAG